AATATTAGATAAGGTGCAAGGTAAGGGAAACTTCACAAAGAATGTCTATCAAATGTGTCAAAAGGTAGCCTGGAAGCAATCAAACTGATATCCAATCCTGAGCagatatataagagactactGCAAAGGTAACCAAACCTGTTACTACTGAACCGGCTCTGAaggcccacagatgcacccacgtgtttTGGGAAGGAAAATTCTAATTGAAATGTCTAAGGCTCAAACTataaggtcaaggtggctctaaaaggagataggtggactttaaaagatccctagcagaagtgatcgtaccctccggtggtacgcaaccctctgcacgcctccgaagagacggagcgcttccatgcaaggtggtcatcacctccacacatgcattacctcgacatcccagggggtttcctatggtgaaacttCTCAAACTCTTAACACTCAAtggtcaactaaagtgcacagtgaatggtgtgggtgcatccgaaaaccctaagaatctagagcagaagaggaaacacactggtcgcacgaTTATCCATgcaacctagctcggggctatacaggtcttcaatgatcagactccaatcgacatcaaagtgtcgctctcctccagaatgctcccgtgcatcgatatagcccgtcgctagaccctactcctaatctctggctcggtcagagagcaagcacacagaaggtctcacacttgcaatagtgagaaccgagatgaaaggaatgaccgaaaccaagagagttggaggtagggggatagaagtgagacccacatagacagacgacatgcaatcatgcagaGAGAGGGCAGTCATGCATCATACAGTCAGGCAGAgcaggatatatcactcatgtacaCACAAGATAAGCGAGAATACGACAATCAAGACGAATAGtgatacaaacatcatgctcaaagacgatcaaAATAGTATACAAGTCAGAGAATCAACATGTCAAGCTGAGTGATATACGATGGTGAgtgtatgcatgtgaagtgatcaGAACAATCATGCCAAAAATCAGAATCAATACGCTAAGCAATGCAATAAGATCAATCATTAATAATCCAACATGTcaaaatctcaaatgaatacgACATCTAAGCATGCATCAAGAAATCCTTAATGTACAATCAAGAGATGAGCATCCACTGATCGTCCAATCAAATGCCACGTTTGCTTTActctaagttcaagcttgaccctctaaaaaaaaatccccagcggagtcgccattttgtggaccccgcatttcggctcatgcgtttcccactcgaaggcgagctcgatttttattttgaaaaactatttcatttattagaaatatgacttggagtcgccacttatttttgttttatttttaaaagggtaaacaaaataagaaagaaaaaccctaagtgtgactccttattttcgAAAAGACGGTCTGGgaaaaaccagatcgggttcgggggtcaggttacttatcgggaaggtacggtacagaccgtagcacccctttaagtccctaaagtcgggtctctactaataaaatgaagcaatcatggcaattgatgaggaaaatcaatgaatactcagagtgatcatgcacacgtaagagtcgagacatgcatagacaacgattagaggggaaataggtacatacctgggcaacaaACCGTCATGcactatcaatagagagggttagtacaccatatagagcacaaaacataccacatgcatcactaagcagggattaaaattgttcgaaggaaagctagattttttaaattcatttgagaatcagaatcttagagattattttgaaaattagattcttAGGAATTATATGTAAGAaatgagaacttttagaaattaaatttgagagaaaatcgagattttgaaaaattatttgaaggttcgggatttttaagaaaaattaagttacgagAATTGGGATTATGGGGGTTAAACTTCGAAAGGGATCAGAATCGTAAGTTATTTGAGgcgtagaaattatgaaagttgatgcgcaaaaattggaaatcttagaaatcattcgaatgcagaatttatagaaataatgaataagatgataatgataatgacaataataagtAGAAGGATAAGTACGggaattggagcatgggaaactgaaaattaagttcggagataggacaattgaaatttcaaatagctaaatttagaaattggaattttgaagaaattagactttaatgattgaaatttttaagagaaataaatgggtaagtatggaataacgttactaattaatcaaaacggtATTTGGAtggatgaatagtgaatagtgagatttgtgagattaaaaattaaattggaaaatcggattttgacgaaaatgatatttaaatggatgaaagtgaatagtgggattttgaaaattaagtttgaaagtcggacctttgaataattgaactctaattattggaatttttagaagaaaaaaataagtaaacgcggaatttataataatgataacaaagatgatatttaaataaataaaagtgaatggtggactttttttttttttagtctaaaggttaaatttggaaatccggttttgaggagttgaattttaatgattgaaataagtaaataaataaacacggaataatgatactaaaaatgtttagacgaataaaaaagagaatagtggaatttttctaattgagaatttgaattagggcgttggatttttaaaaggATATGACTTTGAGTAAATAGATaggtatgagattataatactaattaacgagaataatattggGGTGAATAAAGATGGATAATAGAATTTTTGGGACTGAAGTTTTAATTAAGGCATGGGGTTTTCGAAAGATTGGATTTTGAATagacataaaataataatactaattgatGAAGACAAAATTTAGGCGAactgtagaatttttaggttttgagAAATTGAGTTAAGACGAGATTTTTGAAGAtctaggttttaaataaatggacgAATATGAGATAACAatcctaattgatgaaaataagatttaaacgaattactaagaaactaaattaagacagaggatttttgaaggagtagatttttaaataattaaataaacctGAGATAATaattcgatttatgaaaatatgatttaaacaagtatttgaagaattaaattaaaaaacatgagATTTTTTAAGGATTAGGCTAGATAGATAAATGGATGTATAGGATgataattccaattgatgaacATAAGGTTTAAACGagtattttgaagaattaaattactaaataaatatgggatgatgATTCTAATTGACGAAAACAAGGATTAAACgaattgttgaaaaattaagttaaggcACGGGATTTTCGAAGGATTAGACCtttaaataaatgggtaaaTAGGGGAGAATAATTCTAACGGAAATAAGATTTGAGCGGAttgtggaatttttggaatCGAAAAATTAAGTCAGGGAGTTGGATCTTTGAGGGCTTAGACTTTAAACAAGTAAATGAACATAGGATGTTAAgtcaaatcaaagaaaataacatatagacaaatagtagaattttaggattgaaaattaaattatgacattggaattttttttttaaaaggattgaattttggataaataaactGATACaggatgataatactaattaactaAAATGATCATTTAAAACGGgataaaaagaatagtggaatttttaggagtTTGAAAATTAAGCTAGGAGATTGGATTTCGGAAGGGttggattttaaattagtatataaaTATGGGATACTAACTCTAATGGGTGATAAcgagatttgaactaattattgaagaattaaattaagacacaTGAATTCTTTGAAAGCTTTAGACTTTAAATAGCTAGACATATATGGTGATAAttcttaattgatgaaaatgggatttaaatagattattaaaatattagattAGGATATGGGATTTTTCAAGGATTAGAATTTAACTTTAATgactaaaattctttaaaagatgataaatagatGCGTACGAAGTAATGGCAATAATTAACAACCATGATGTTTAAATTAGTGAAATCGAATACTATAAGcttcaagataaaaatataattaacaataataatgtctTTTAATTGTCTCGAAGATGAGTTAgctaaatggataaaaataagataacaaataaaaggaaatgatttgactaattaattataaatattagaggttttgttttcttttaaaaaggatTATTTAGGAATTGGGTAGCCTAATGGGCTAACTTCAAGTGGGCATGGGCCATGAGAGTGGATAGTACAAGGGGCATGAGGCCCTCATCAATACAaatgggcctgggctccaacttaagcccagGTCCAATGACATCAATGGGCAAAACTCAATGAGCAAAACCAAGGCTCCATCTTCAGCATAGgcttgggcctgggctccaacttaagcccaagcccaaagcCATCAAGGGCAAAACCAAGCCCGTCATCCACAAGCCCCTTCACAGCCCAAGGCAGCCCCATCCATCTGGGCAACTCCCTCAGGCAAAGTCTCCACCTGCAGCGTCAACACCAAAGAGAGCCTTCCACCATTGGCGGCACAAGGAAGAAGGGAGCCATGGCAGCGTGGGGAAGAGAGGAGCAGCGGCGGCGCGGGGAAGAGAGGAAAGTCGTGGCCGTGGTTGTGCTGAAGCGAGTGACTGCTCATACTCCTCTGGACGGAACTCGGTCTCAGAGTGGAGTAACTCGTGGTGAGGGAGCTTGAGGAGCCGCCGCTGCTGCAAGTGTTGTCGGCGTCGGAGTTAGGAGGCAACAGAGCGttggagatggagatggagtCGAAGTCGCGAACCGCGGAGGAAGAGAGATGGGAAAGAGGAGGCGGAGCTACGGGAAGGATGAAGGGAGGGGAAGCTCCAATGCCGCCATTAATTCAACCGACTGAGTGAGCTTGAAGAGGTGGGCATGAAAGgtggtggccatgcatggctaTGCATGGCCTTGCGAGAGTGAGGGGAAGTTGCTGGTCTTCCCAGGTTCCAGTAACAGAGGAACACAAATGGCAGAGAAGGAGCCAAAGACCCAAAAGCAAACAAAAGGAATGATAATAAAAGGAGaataaggcaaaaaaaaaaaaaaaaaaaaagaacttgagTGTGTCATGCATCCTTTCAGGTGATATCCATGAGCTGGTTCGGGTGAGGAAACCTCAAGCTAAGTTACAAAATACATGAGAAATAGAGTCTCATTAGCTCCAAGCCAAGCCATAAGGATAACAGCAAGatcaacaacaacaaagaaaatgatccaaaagaaaaatcaacggGATTCAACATATAAACCAACCCAACTGATGAGCTATGCAAAACAAGCTAAAATGAGAAAGAGTTGagaaaaatatgaatcaaaGTAAGCAAGAAAATCACTTCAAACTCACTTGCAGCTGCTCCTTTCCTGATCCCGCCTTCTTCCAGCTTCACCCTCCAAGACCCCTCGTATATGCCTTTTCtctcctgtttctatcttcccCAGGAAGCCACTACTAGCTCCACTATTCCTCCATCAGCCAGCATGGCGTCTCTGACTACTAGCATCGCCCACCATGCTGCAGCGGGTCTCTCATTCTTTTCAGAAAGGGGGTCCCCCCCTCCTACTAAAAAAACTCTCTCTCCCCCTCGGGTCTTCAGgtgcccttttcttttttaagttatgaaaaCCAATATTCATGGAATAATCACAGCATGGCTTGAAAAGAGGGGTCTACACtttcatatcatttttagaGTATATCttatagtaattaaaaaaaaatgtttctaacatttctaacacttaaataataaaaacttttaaatattaaaaaaaattagaaatatttcctaaaattttatcaaaattcttctTACTTAAATGTAAATCTTTATTAAATTGTTTGGTTTGTAGCTTTcattaatctttaaaaaaatatttgaacttaCCAAAGCGAGTGATAAAACAATTCacttctcaaaaataaaaaatcaaatttattctctatatttttaattattatttaaaacattatacaaaaactaatcaaaaacatacaaaatttattctgaaaaatgaaatatattttttaaacaaattcttGAAAAACTGATGTTTTTGAAacagaaattattttaaaacttggaTCTTCTCAacccattttttgtattttcaaatatttcttaaaaataaattttatataatgcTGCATTTTCAATCATTCCACATACCATTTGTACAATTATGTATTTAAAATCATTctaaaaaagaagtgaaaataatataaattaattaaaaataattttagaaaataaacaccatattttcataacaaattttaaggaaaaaaaaaaatgggtggtcgaccaaatgatttttttcaaattgggttttcaattttctGTTTACCAAACAGGCTAATACTGTTCCACTTTTGGGAGGAAACAGCAAGCACAGACAACGCACATATTCTCATACAACTAGCACGCCACTGGCTTTAATCACATTCTGTCATCTGGCAGCACATGACTCCAAAGCATCATCTTAGTAAAAACAAGATAATATATGCACAGAAGGGAATATACAGGGTAGGCAAAAAGGAATGAAGCAGGTGAcagaaaaattcattcattggATGCGTGAAGAGATTGTAATGGGAGACGAAGGTGAGAGAGCCAATCAAACTTGCAGGAAACCGAAAGAAGACGAGCAATCACGATTCACACCCCAAAGGACCAAAAGTCAGCCGAGAACGGTCAATTCCCAGCTCTAAGAGAGAGTTCTTGATTTGATACCTACAGCAGGTTGATGGGTCCGGCTGCCACATTACTGCCTGTCTGAGCTTGGGTTTCGAGCCAAGAAGACATGGGTGTGAAGATCTCTTTCCAGCCAGTAGTCACATGATTTGGTTAGTAGCTGATGGAAACTAGCActcaaaagaaaagaatgtcTGAGTCAATTCATATACAACAAGAACTTTAGAAGCCTCTCTTTTCGGATCATTGTTCATCAATTGGCTTGGAGTGTACTGGAGAAAGGTAGCTGTGTGATTTGAGAGTTCCAGATGTGCTTTAATCATAATAATTAGGTCAATGTAGGATCCTTTGAGTCATCTAATTTTACTCGTTCTGACGGTGGAATCCTTCTACTGATTGCCAAAGGGTATGTTTGGGTGAGAGGAAAATGCTAAGACAAGAAAATATagtggaaaaatagaaaataaataagtgaaaaatgattaaaaaaaacttaaaattaataaattatttttatatgttattttgatttcacttattttaactgttttttacaaaatttaaaaatatatcctATTTGTTCCGAAGAACCAGATAATCTAACAAGTAATTTCAATATATTCCCTTTCTGACATAAGATGGGAagaatgaaatgaaagaaaattttgtattgGGAAAGATAACTCTTACTTTCCACCATCAACCAGCCCTTCTGCAGCTTCGCTAGAAAAGCTTGAACTCTTTGACTTCCCTTTGGAGCAAGTCCCACAAATTCTAGGGCctttggaaaataataataaaaatttgtctATGACCCAGgaagaatagaaaagaaattttcCGCTGATCACAATTCCTTTTCCTAAGTTTTTCTCAACAGTATAATTCTATTGGCTTTTCAAGTGGGAACCTTCCTGTCAATGAAGGTTGGAGTAGGTGTTGATGGTTGAATGATATCCAGGCATGCAAACAGCTAGATTTGGGCGTGGTCCAAGACCTGCCTTAAGcccaataatttaataaatataaatagatttattaataaaaacaagatAAACTCCTCTGCAATGTTTCAAATCTCATCTAACTGTAAGCCCGACCTCTGCAATGTTTCAAATCTCCtctgaaattattttcttctctaaaatccactctctctattttcttgaCTAATGTTTTAATTACTGAGATATTTTTAATAGGTTGGAGTCataatataattgtttttattttataaaaaataaaataatgtgaaCATTTGAAAAAGTAAGCGTTTAAATGTGAACATTTGAAAGAGGATGTTCGATGTCCTATTGGTCTCTAAACACCCCTACAAAACATTTGAAGACCCCAACACGACATTTGGATGTGTTGGATTAAGCTTTCTAAGAAAACATCATTTAGGTGATTCATTCTCAGGTTTAACCGACATTTGACATAATGCTCTCATAACTCGAACTCATGACCCTTAACTCTAATACCAGTTGTTAAATCAATAAGGATATGACAAACCTTTTATGACATTCGATATTGCATCACGTAGGTTTCTTCTAAGAGTCATCATTTGGGTAATTCATTCCCGAGTTTAAGAGCAGTATTATTGCACCCCAACAAGAtgtttatacatatttttcaattttttttaaaattttaatttcttttatttaatatctcaatttttaaagattttaataacaggttttaataatataagtttaaaaaacaaaagtaaggtgttttcataaatatatttctaaaCACAGgctaaagaaattaaagaatgtGCTAGGGGCCGTACCTGATTGTCGATCCATCGTGGGAACGCGTTCCCCCGTGGGCCACCGCCGCAGGCCCACAAAGCACGGCGGTCGCCATATGACTCTGTACTCCTCGTCGTTTATTAATAAGCTACACCCTGGTTGATGAACAAGTAAAGTCCACAAGGCAGCCCCACCTGAGAACTGAAATTCAGATCAACTGCACCCACATCATGGTGAATGTAACGGTCGTCGCTCTCCTTATCGCTATCGCTGCATCGGCCACTCCTGCGGCGTCATATACCAATCACACCGTCGGCGGCGACGCCGGGTGGTTCTTCAACACCACCACCAACACTTCCATCATCGACTACTCCAAATGGGCCGCTAATCAGACATTCAGTCTCGGTGATTTCCTAAGTAAGCTGAATTCCATGTCCACATCTTTTCCCctgtttggttcctgagaaaATGTAGGAGAGGAAAATGACTGGATTATGTTTTTTTGAAGTTGACTTTTGTTTTCTCATGTTCAATTCATGACAAATGTTCAGGCTATAATCATTTATGGTGTTCTTTTCCCTcaatttctcagcaaccaaacagagtttttttttttttttttttcttttgtctctcTCTCTTGATCTAGTTTGCAAACTGCAACTCCAACTCCAATAGCTTCGATTTTTTCTCATGATGAGATAAATCTCCCTTTGGTGGCTGAGCAATTATGTTGATTATTGATCTTATGTCTGAGTCAACTTCGCAAAATATCTGCTTAGTCTATTAAATTGGAAATCCGatattctttccttttccttcgcTTTCTCTACAGCCAAACAGagcatttattttatttaatttcccgTGATCTGTAGTTTTCAAAACGAATACCAATCAGACGGTGGTCCAGACCTACAACGAGACGACGTACCAAAGTTGCAACACCGACGACGCGTCCGACGACGACACCTTCCACTACGACGCCGGAAGTAACGAGTTCGGTGAAGCGTGGACAATCGCCGTGGCATTGACCATCGAAGGTCCGAACTATTACTTATCCGACGCCGACGACGGTGTGCAGTGTCAGAACGGCTTGTCCTTCGCGATAGACGTGAAGCACGGGCAAGGCTTACCTCCAAGCCTGAACCAGCCTCCGCCGCCCCCGTACATGGAGCCTCCGTCGGCGGATTCGCCTCCCTCGCCGACGGTGGCAGTCGCTGGACGCCAGCCCTCTGGCAACGGTGATTCAAGGAATGCTGCTAACATGCGCGCGGTGTTGGGTGTCCTCCT
The sequence above is drawn from the Vitis riparia cultivar Riparia Gloire de Montpellier isolate 1030 chromosome 15, EGFV_Vit.rip_1.0, whole genome shotgun sequence genome and encodes:
- the LOC117932758 gene encoding cucumber peeling cupredoxin-like yields the protein MVNVTVVALLIAIAASATPAASYTNHTVGGDAGWFFNTTTNTSIIDYSKWAANQTFSLGDFLIFKTNTNQTVVQTYNETTYQSCNTDDASDDDTFHYDAGSNEFGEAWTIAVALTIEGPNYYLSDADDGVQCQNGLSFAIDVKHGQGLPPSLNQPPPPPYMEPPSADSPPSPTVAVAGRQPSGNGDSRNAANMRAVLGVLLLLLV